The following is a genomic window from Dermacentor variabilis isolate Ectoservices chromosome 11, ASM5094787v1, whole genome shotgun sequence.
TCGTGGCCCACAAGAACatcagcagcgctttcgtggcaCATAATACGCAGGCGATGCTTTGCCATTGGCTGAGAATATGCCGCAGTTCCAAGCTCAACCAAGTTCACTTCGCAAATTCGTCGCTCAGTAGGCTGGGAAGCCGCTGGAGCTTGACCTTTAAACATTGGCTAGGGTGAGACTGAAAAACCTCAAGCACACTTCATGGAATAGCTTGTGCAGACTTTGGCAGGGGCTTCACCGAACAATGACTTTTCCATGGACTCGTGCCTCCTTTAAAAATGCTCCGCCAGTAACAGCAGCAGCACACTCTGCGCCAGAAGCCACTCTTGGAGAATCTTATTCCTGTCATGCAAGTCCAGCAAAGACCCTACACCGAGATGGTGAAGCCCTACACGTTGCGATGGGGAGATCTCAAGCCCAGAGACTTGTATCCAGTTATACGAACAAGCATGCGAAGCCAATTCATGGCACGAGCCCAGCGAACACGCCAGGGACATGCGTCTGTTTCTGACCGGCCTGGAGCCCCAATGTGGTTTGACACAGGACTGACGCACAGCATGTGTGCAAAGCGAGCTTTATGTCTGGCAGCTTTTGACAAAAACGCTGCTTAAAGGTGGGACCGGGCTatctctattattattattatgggctAGCTTAATTAGTGGACAAATCGATCGTCACAACGAGCGCTCAGGAGTTCGCAACCACAGTTGTGATTCCCTTGGGCACAATTTTAAACCTAACGACTCTGCCCAGAGCGCTGGCGTCGGGGCTTTTCACGACTCTCAGTTCACGCGTTTCGCCGCAGTCAAAGAGATCACCGAGCAGATTCAGCTCGAGGGAAACGGACGGCACGTCCTCCCAGTACCGGCCCAGGGCAGGTTTCATGACGACGCCTTCCCCAGCTACGAAGTCGTTGGTGATCACGACGGCGATCCTAAACCGAGCCGCCAGGTACTGCAGCGCGTTGCAGAGGTGTGACAACAGCGACAAACCGTCGACGTACTGGTTGCCGGTCAAGACCGGAGAGGCGGCGGCCGTCAAGGAATCGACGAGTATCATTTTCACGTTCGACAAGAAAGTCTCGTCCTTTTTTCCCGCGGAGCAGAGCGAGTCGCGCACTTGGTCCACGACCTGAACCATCTCCAGCAAGTCGCAGACGGCGACGTGCCTCACCTTGGAGAGGACAGTTTCAGCTTTGACGTCACCCGTTACTCTGCAAGACACAATCTGGCGCAGTCTCTCGGGTGAGAAACAGCTCAGTGCGTCCACGTAGAGCGCGCCGAAGTGACTGGCGACGACGAGATTGGCGGCGAGGCTGTGGCACAGCTGCGTCTTGCCGCTGTTGCCGGCGCCAACGATTTCGGTGATGCGCCCGGTGTAGACTCCGCCGCCTATGGCCTCGTCAACGTTCCCGCTACCCGTGGTGAAGATGGCCGTGGTCTCCAGTAACTGCTCGTAGAGTTCGATTCCCGTGCGCAGCTTGGGTGCGTAGATCGCTTGCAGTGAGCGGCGCAGTCGAATCACGTCCCCGTAGGCGAGCCCGGTGCGCTCGGCAAGAGTTTCGCGTTCGGACGACAGGTATTCGACGACGGTCCTAACACCGGAGGCGCGCAGCTTTTCGACGACCGGCGCTGTCAACTCCGGGCAGAGCCCGACGCGCAGTATCGTCATGCTGACACGACGGGACGTTCACAAGCGCCGGGTCCACGTCGACACTCAGCAGAACTCGAACTCGGATTTGAAACTCGCACTTACACCTACGCTCGATCGATTGCGACTCATAAACTTGTGGCGGTACTTCCGCTTTGAGCCACTTCCGCTGGCTCAAAGCACGTGACTTAGAAGTGCAAACATAACATAATATTCTTAATGCTGATATAATTTGTGCAGTAATACCTTACTGTTTGAGTACTTCTAAGTTGTGTAATGAAACTAATAAAGTGACAAAGCCACATTTGCTACATTTTTTATGCCGCTAGGCGTCGACTCAGCTTTGCTTGGTGACATGAAAACGCGATTAAGAAAAGCAGGAATCCTGTAAGTTATTATTTCCAAGCTTGTAGTGTTACAAAAAAAGCAATTTTAATTTACACAGTATTCAAAACAAAatagtttactttctttttagCGTTGCCAGATTTGTCACATGTGCTGTGTCGCCACTTCGCGTACCTGGCGTCAGCTGTAGATcagctgggaaaaaaaaaaaaaaaacccaaactA
Proteins encoded in this region:
- the LOC142564509 gene encoding DNA repair protein RAD51 homolog 4-like, producing the protein MTILRVGLCPELTAPVVEKLRASGVRTVVEYLSSERETLAERTGLAYGDVIRLRRSLQAIYAPKLRTGIELYEQLLETTAIFTTGSGNVDEAIGGGVYTGRITEIVGAGNSGKTQLCHSLAANLVVASHFGALYVDALSCFSPERLRQIVSCRVTGDVKAETVLSKVRHVAVCDLLEMVQVVDQVRDSLCSAGKKDETFLSNVKMILVDSLTAAASPVLTGNQYVDGLSLLSHLCNALQYLAARFRIAVVITNDFVAGEGVVMKPALGRYWEDVPSVSLELNLLGDLFDCGETRELRVVKSPDASALGRVVRFKIVPKGITTVVANS